A window of Saccopteryx leptura isolate mSacLep1 chromosome 5, mSacLep1_pri_phased_curated, whole genome shotgun sequence contains these coding sequences:
- the LOC136406390 gene encoding LOW QUALITY PROTEIN: mortality factor 4-like protein 1 (The sequence of the model RefSeq protein was modified relative to this genomic sequence to represent the inferred CDS: deleted 2 bases in 1 codon) has protein sequence MAPKQDPKPKFQEGERVLCFHGPLLYEAKCVKVAIKDKQVKYFIHYSGWNKNWDEWVPESRVLKYVDTNLQKQRELQKANQEQYAEGKMRGAAPGKKTSGLQQKNVEVKTKKNKQKTPGNGDGGSTSETPQPPRKKRARVDPTVENEETFMNRVEVKVKIPEELKPWLVDDWDLITRQKQLFYLPAKKNVDSILEDYANYKKSRGNTDNKEYAVNEVVAGIKEYFNVMLGTQLLYKFERPQYAEILADHPDAPMSQVYGAPHLLRLFVRIGAMLAYTPLDEKSLALLLNYLHDFLKYLAKNSATLFSASDYEVAPPEYHRKAV, from the exons ATGGCGCCGAAGCAGGACCCGAAGCCTAAATTCCAGGAGGGTGAACGAGTGCTATGCTTTCATGGGCCTCTTCTTTATGAAGCAAAGTGTGTAAAGGTTGCCATAAAGGACAAGCAAGTGAAATACTTCATACATTACAGCGGTTGGAATAAAAATTGGGATGAATGGGTTCCAGAAAGCAGAGTCCTCAAATATGTGGACACCAATCTGCAGAAACAGCGAGAACTTCAGAAAGCCAATCAGGAGCAGTATGCGGAGGGGAAGATGAGAGGGGCTGCCCCAGGCAAGAAGACATCTGGTCTGCAGCAGAAAAATGTtgaagtgaaaaca aaaaagaacaaacagaaaacacctGGAAATGGAGATGGTGGCAGCACCAGTGAGACACCTCAGCCTCCTCGCAAGAAAAGAGCTCGAGTGGATCCTACTGTTGAAAACGAGGAAACATTCATGAACAGAGTTGAAGTTAAAGTAAAGATTCCTGAAGAACTAAAACCATGGCTTGTTGATGACTGGGACTTAATTACCCGGCAGAAACAGCTCTTCTATCTTCCTGCCAAGAAGAACGTGGATTCCATTCTGGAGGATTATGCAAATTACAAGAAATCTCGAGGAAACACAGATAATAAGGAGTATGCTGTTAATGAAGTTGTGGCAGGGATAAAGGAATACTTCAATGTGATGTTGGGCACTCAGCTGCTCTACAAATTTGAGAGACCACAGTATGCTGAAATCCTTGCAGACCACCCTGATGCACCTATGTCCCAGGTGTATGGAGCGCCACATCTACTGAGATTATTTGTACGAATTGGCGCAATGCTGGCCTACACACCTCTGGATGAGAAGAGCCTTGCTTTATTACTGAATTATCTTCATGATTTCCTAAAATACCTGGCAAAGAATTCTGCAACTTTGTTTAGTGCCAGCGATTATGAAGTGGCTCCTCCTGAGTACCACCGGAAAGCGGTGTGA